TATACGCCTTctatagaaataaaaactctATTAGAAACTATAAGCAACTCCGTTTAGAGTCAAGAGTAAGtatcaattatatatatcgTACTtacaaagagaaaaaaggCTAGGGTACCTAGATTTTATCCATTTGGAGGCTTGAAATCAATCAGAAATTGCCCAAATTCGCCTCTTAGGCCAAAGGGTCCCTTAACCCCCTTCTCTAAATGGCTGCTCCTCCCATGGGCCACTATCTCCCCCGTCCCATTCCTCCGTTTCCCATTAAGGACTTCTAAATGGTAAATGGGAATCCCATTCAGAGCTTCTCGTCCGTGCAGACCCCCTCACCTCTGGCTCATCTCAATCAACTTTTGCCCAACGAGCAATCAGCCCAATTGTAACCCACAAAGGCATTGGGACGTAACACCGATGATCAGCACTTATCAAACTTTATGGCGGGGGAAACTAGTCATTATAGAAACCAATAAGCCTCCAATTTAATTCGCATCCGCCTTGATccatattttgaaaaacaGTGTATTTGCGCTGCCCTGATTAGATTACTGATAACACATCCACAAATGGCGAAGCGGATATACGATCCTATCCATGATGTGTTCCAGGACACCGGCGACAACGAACCCAAGAGGTCGAAAGTGCTGTCCGTTAGCGAGTTAAACTCGAGCGAGACTTCGAGGAGGAATGTATCGAGCATTAGCAGCCTCTTGACGTCTGATGATCAGACTGCGGAGAAGGCCATACCTGAGCGAGCTCACAGGAACTCGATCTCCAATCTATTGAGCAATGATCCCGAGGAAGATAACAATGCTGAAAAGGAGAAAGTTGTGCCCGTGCCCCATATGACCAATACCAAGTATACAAGGCATTTAAAGAAGCCCGACGGCGATTTCTTCTCGAGAAAGGATATACAATATGATATGTTGAAGGCTTTGCTCACCGACGATCGATGTTTATTTACTAATCATTTGAAAGCCCAGTACACTAATTCGTTGGCTCCTATGTCTTTGCCAAATAACAAGATACCTATTATCACTGATAAGGAATACGATGCCAGAACATTTGTGTTTAACGACAAATTGACTTTCGCCCAGATGTATGCTTTAACTATGGCGACTTCGTCCAAATGCTCGAAGATACTGAGAGACAAGTTGCTACTGGACGGTCAAGTGGCTTTTTCTACTTGTGTGCTGGGCTTTCTTGTCAATATTGGTAGGCTTAACACAACAATCAACTTCTACTTGGAGATGACCTCGCAACTGAGAACGTACCACAGTGTTCCTTGTTTGCAGGCTCACACTTTGGATATCAAGTCTTTACAAGATACGCCACGTATCAAATCGATACTACGAAACTTGCCAACGGGTAACAACCCGATACATCTGTCGTTGATATACAAGCTACTGGGCGTGATATCAGAGGAGAAGTTTAACGAAATCGGAGACAGCGCATCCCAGAAACTAGATAAACAAGTATCGTCTGCCGAGAAGTTCGGCTTGAATGGTAAATTCAACTGCATAAATATGCTGTTTGCATTATGTGATAACGCTACTATAGTGAGGACCCAATTTTTATCCAAGTACATCCAACTTATAGACCCCCAGGATAATAATCACCGATTCGATCTCGACAAAGATTTGACATTGTTTAACATACTGGACAATTCCAAATTCGATGTAATCGATAGAGTGAACGTTGTATTATGGCTGCTCTACATCCACACAGAAACAGATCTAACAGAAGCAGAAGTTGTAGAATCTTTGAAACTATTCATACCGCCAACGAGCGTTCCAGATTTACAACATAATAAGATACCATTAAGATTGACTACAAACAATTATGATGTAGACACAGAAGAGGAATTGAAATATGGCAAGGAGCAAAAGGAGAAAAGACTACTGTTCTTACAGAAATTAGACAAATCTGATActagaaaagaagaaaagacaTCAACTGCTGATAGTAAAGATGACGACTCTATTACAGAAAGGGCAACAAGGCGAAAGCGGAAGAAAACTTTGGAGAAAGAAATACTCCTGGAATCTAGCAAACCTAATaaaaagatcaagaaagaggaagaaactGAGGACCGCGTAAAGGTTGAACCTGAGCAGGATCAGGAAGCACTAAAGACAGCAAAAGAGAAGCCCGAGGCTCCTTTACTGGCCGCAGAAAGAACCCCCGATGTTAAAAAGAGCAAAGAATCAATTCATCAAGACCGTGCTGACAGATTAATTAACTTCGATCAGAATAAAGAAGTTGGTATTCTTGAAAAATCGAGGGAAAGAAAGACGCAACGAGAACTACTGCAAGATCTGTCAGATGCTCAAGAAATtgtgaaaagaaaaaggaagcAAATTGGCATGTTACGtttatttaataaatacGATGACATACCCATGGGCTCTGTTATAGGTGTTAGGGGGAAGAAAAGACGGAAATATAAGGATGACGTATTGGGATATGAGACAAGTTTCTTGAAAACCCTTTCTATAGCAAAACAGAAATTTATTAAGGCATTGAGAAGTGCAGATACGAAACCCCAACAAAGCGAGAACAATATCTTTCATCTTTAAAATAGCTTATATTTAATGATGTTCTATTACTAATCACAATATTtcatttgcattttttaGACAAAACTATAAacttatttattaattaatgCATGGGTAAAAATCACGAAGGAATAATGATAGATAgtatttataatattacttGTATCAACGTGTGGCTGCCtgtataatataatacagCGACAGCCTCGAATAGAGAGTaagaattttttaataatcaaatattttattattatatagtATATTCGACCAATTTATAGCATATTACCAGAATAGCTTCAATTGGTCGGAGAACTAAATAATCTCATGCTATACTTATACTAAATATTATCAATCTGTTTTTTTAAAAgtttttttgaaagttgGAACAGtataaaaaataactgAACATCAGATGTTATTcaagtttatttttcacCACCGTGAACAGACTTGGAGACGTATTCGACGGCATCGTTCAACTTGGACTTAGCAGCATCCATGTATTCTCTAGCAGTGTCTGCGTAGGATTCAGCGTTAGCTTCATCGGCACCCTTTTGAGCGGAGTCATGCATACCTTGGGCAACACCCTTGTTTTCCTCACCTTGGAACTTACCAGCAAGCTTGTCGGTTTCGTCAGTGACGAATTC
The Nakaseomyces glabratus chromosome J, complete sequence genome window above contains:
- the IES1 gene encoding Ies1p (CAGL0J04180g~Protein of unknown function), which gives rise to MAKRIYDPIHDVFQDTGDNEPKRSKVLSVSELNSSETSRRNVSSISSLLTSDDQTAEKAIPERAHRNSISNLLSNDPEEDNNAEKEKVVPVPHMTNTKYTRHLKKPDGDFFSRKDIQYDMLKALLTDDRCLFTNHLKAQYTNSLAPMSLPNNKIPIITDKEYDARTFVFNDKLTFAQMYALTMATSSKCSKILRDKLLLDGQVAFSTCVLGFLVNIGRLNTTINFYLEMTSQLRTYHSVPCLQAHTLDIKSLQDTPRIKSILRNLPTGNNPIHLSLIYKLLGVISEEKFNEIGDSASQKLDKQVSSAEKFGLNGKFNCINMLFALCDNATIVRTQFLSKYIQLIDPQDNNHRFDLDKDLTLFNILDNSKFDVIDRVNVVLWLLYIHTETDLTEAEVVESLKLFIPPTSVPDLQHNKIPLRLTTNNYDVDTEEELKYGKEQKEKRLLFLQKLDKSDTRKEEKTSTADSKDDDSITERATRRKRKKTLEKEILLESSKPNKKIKKEEETEDRVKVEPEQDQEALKTAKEKPEAPLLAAERTPDVKKSKESIHQDRADRLINFDQNKEVGILEKSRERKTQRELLQDLSDAQEIVKRKRKQIGMLRLFNKYDDIPMGSVIGVRGKKRRKYKDDVLGYETSFLKTLSIAKQKFIKALRSADTKPQQSENNIFHL
- the HSP12 gene encoding lipid-binding protein HSP12 (CAGL0J04202g~Heat shock protein; gene is upregulated in azole-resistant strain; expression upregulated in biofilm vs planktonic cell culture), with product MSDAGRKNFSDKLNEGLTPDSQKSTWDKGKEFVTDETDKLAGKFQGEENKGVAQGMHDSAQKGADEANAESYADTAREYMDAAKSKLNDAVEYVSKSVHGGEK